The genomic DNA GGGCGGTGGCGATTCCGGCCAGCATCTCGGTGAAGGCCGAGCTGGAACACCTCGTCGCCGAGACCGAGAGCCGGCTCGGGCCGGTCGACGTTCTGGTCTGCAACGCCGCCAGCAATCCCTATTACGGGCCGCTGGCCGGCATCTCCGACGCGCAGTTCCGAAAGATCCTCGAGAACAACGTCCTGTCGAACCACTGGCTGATCCAGATGGTCGCCCCCGGCATGGTGGCGCGGCGGGACGGGGCGATCGTCATCGTCTCCTCGATCGGGGCGCTCAAGGGTTCGCCCGTGATCGGCGCCTACAACGTCTCGAAGGCCGCCGACCTCCAGCTCGCCCGCAACTACGCGGTGGAGTACGGGCCCGCCAACGTGCGGGTGAACTGCCTGTGCCCGGGCCTGATCCGCACCGATTTCGCCCGCGCCCTGTGGGAGAATCCCGACATGCTGGCCGCCACCACGGACGCCGCCCCCCTGCGCCGGATCGGCGAGCCCGACGAGATCGCCGGCGCCGCCGTGTTCCTGGCCTCGGCGGCCGGCCGGTTCGTGACCGGCCAGGCGCTCGTGATCGACGGCGGCGTGACCATCGCCCGATGAGCCCCGATCCCCGCATCCCCGCCGGCTGGCCGGCCCTGCCCTTCCGCGAGGCCGAGGCGCGGCTCACCGCCCCGGGTGCGCCCTTCGCCATCACGACCATCGCCATCCGGGGCGTGCCGACCCGGATCTGGGAGAAGGCCCCGCCGACGCTGGGCGACCTGTTCAAGATCGCGCGCGGCCACGGGGACAAGACCTTCGTGGTCTACCGCGACGAGCGGGTGACCTTCACGGGCTTCGCCCGCGCCGCCACCGCCCTGGCGCGGGCCCTGGTCGAGGCCGGCGTGCGCAAGGGCGACCGGGTCGCCATCGCGCAGCGCAACCTGCCCGAATGGCCGGTGAGTTATTTCGGCGCGCTGCTCGCCGGGGCGATCGCGACGCCGCTCAACGCGTGGTGGACCGGGCCCGAACTCGCCTACGGCCTGCAGCATTCGGGCGCGCGGGTGCTGATCGCCGACGGCGAGCGCTTCGACCGCATCGCCCCGCACCTGCCCGAATGCCCGGCCCTGGAGCGGGTCCTCACCGCGCGGACGGCGCGGGACCCCCGGGCGACGCCGCTCGCCGACATCCTCGGGCCAGTCCGGGACTGGGGCGCCCTGCCCGACCTGCCCCTGCCCGACATCGCCCTCGACCCGGAGGACGACGCGACCCTGTTCTACACCTCGGGCACGACCGGCAGGCCCAAGGGCGCGGTCGGCACGCACCGGGCGGCCGCCACCACGGTGATGGCCTACCCCTACTCGGCGGCGCGCAGCGCCCTGCGCCGGGGCGAGGCGCCGCCGAAGCCCGACCCGGCCGCGCCGCAGCGGGCGGCGCTGCTGGTGATCCCGCTGTTCCACGTCACCGGCTGCCACGCGAGCCTCGGGGCGGCCCTCTACGGCGGCCACCGGCTGGTGATGATGCACCGCTGGGACGCGAACGCGGCTCTCGACCTGATCGAGGCGGAGGGCTGCACCAGCGCGGGCGGCGTCCCGACCATCGCGTGGCAGCTCGCCACCGCGGCCCGGGAGGCCGGCCGGCCCCTGCCGACCCTCGAGGGCGTCACCTACGGCGGCGCTCCAGCGGCCGGCGACCTCGTGCGGGCGCTGGGCGAGGCCCTGCCGCGGGTCGTCCCGGGCACCGGCTGGGGCATGACCGAGACCTCGGCGACCTTCACCCACCACCAGGGCGAGGATTACCTCGCCCACCCGGAATCCTGCGGCCCGCCTTTGCCGGTCTGCGAGGTGCGGATCGTCGATCCCCTCGGGGAGCCGCTGCCGCCGGGCAGCATCGGCGAGCTCTGCGCGAAGGGCCCCAACGTGGTCCGCGGCTACTGGGACGACCCGGCGGCCACCGCGGAGGTGCTCTCCGAGGGCTGGCTGCGCACCGGCGACCTCGCCCGCGCCGACGACGAGGGCTTCCTGACCATCGTCGACCGGATCAAGGACATGCTGATCCGCGGCGGCGAGAACATCTACT from Methylobacterium radiotolerans JCM 2831 includes the following:
- a CDS encoding SDR family NAD(P)-dependent oxidoreductase, whose protein sequence is MSLFDLTGKVALITGSSRGIGRAIALRMAEHGARVVISSRKREACAAVVAEIEAAHGAGRAVAIPASISVKAELEHLVAETESRLGPVDVLVCNAASNPYYGPLAGISDAQFRKILENNVLSNHWLIQMVAPGMVARRDGAIVIVSSIGALKGSPVIGAYNVSKAADLQLARNYAVEYGPANVRVNCLCPGLIRTDFARALWENPDMLAATTDAAPLRRIGEPDEIAGAAVFLASAAGRFVTGQALVIDGGVTIAR
- a CDS encoding class I adenylate-forming enzyme family protein produces the protein MSPDPRIPAGWPALPFREAEARLTAPGAPFAITTIAIRGVPTRIWEKAPPTLGDLFKIARGHGDKTFVVYRDERVTFTGFARAATALARALVEAGVRKGDRVAIAQRNLPEWPVSYFGALLAGAIATPLNAWWTGPELAYGLQHSGARVLIADGERFDRIAPHLPECPALERVLTARTARDPRATPLADILGPVRDWGALPDLPLPDIALDPEDDATLFYTSGTTGRPKGAVGTHRAAATTVMAYPYSAARSALRRGEAPPKPDPAAPQRAALLVIPLFHVTGCHASLGAALYGGHRLVMMHRWDANAALDLIEAEGCTSAGGVPTIAWQLATAAREAGRPLPTLEGVTYGGAPAAGDLVRALGEALPRVVPGTGWGMTETSATFTHHQGEDYLAHPESCGPPLPVCEVRIVDPLGEPLPPGSIGELCAKGPNVVRGYWDDPAATAEVLSEGWLRTGDLARADDEGFLTIVDRIKDMLIRGGENIYCCEVENALYAHPDVIDAVVLPVPHPTLGEEPGAIVVLAEGAETGPEAIRAFAAERLAAFKVPVRIEIWDGLLPRNPAGKILRAPLRAVFAAGSGQNGSPSSSGR